From Arctopsyche grandis isolate Sample6627 chromosome 12, ASM5162203v2, whole genome shotgun sequence, one genomic window encodes:
- the LOC143919789 gene encoding retinoblastoma-like protein 1, translating into MAAVATEMSVAGAGAGAGVESAKDAAGGSASPVSLHQRHRDVCHELNVDERTAALSWTAYETTNNNFSLEGNPMHWIGLALYVECRQSLTPTVGESCIIEGNCVSLTKLLRLCNISLYDFFHKIKKWLEMTDKKDDFRKKIDRLERNFFVSSVLFKKLRMIFYDIFRPTDPSDTPKPSKSNKKLKSTYCTSSSLFEFAWCLFICVKCEFPDLSNDLVNMYHMMLCCINLIVGNACVAQRKDIINPDTASICGLPSNWAKTNITEPPCIISQLCVNYLGSEIEVKSMKQYKFKSVLDQFFKKKYLKGNDQTFMGLIDPVNFNPNLKSLNNTYGTYMLSVGEFDERVILGDLETGSKVIDDEISRAIAAYETQKKATSVRDTPLSGRQHLVHKNDELTPVTMAIQSMNKLNVYLLGHTNSPSPALLALFQKCEENPFESIVTRQKTMGAQFLIAYSSLSSEDMAGNRLNLIEVLYYRLLEDILKEEQRRKPHINAQWLFENDIFHKVLFACCTDIVIYTYNSYNVRFPWVLECYQLYAFDFYKVIEPIVVTTKERLSRDIVKHLNTIEENVLEILAWKGNSPVWTKISELNDPIPRWSQVRIPENNAANQPDREVQRRQPSTSVECFIPSGSESPARKQLFKDTNIKPGQSLLNMNLNNSDGSANASESFSAQPPKRANRASSLGLFFRKFYHLCSIRLQNLCTNLGLTDEQLITKIWTLLEYNIVQESNLLKDRHLDQILMCTIYAMCKVCNSPTNRVERTFRDIMRCYRLQPQAKNNIYRDVLLGDADSENVAPHSTPNRVNSQQMRGDLIQFYNSVYIVSMRDYVFLLSGKMRNEIPPLSPLPDVSRGGAASGALASEAHRVSDHCPLYVYPLNTPLSNEQSPNTFQFNRNSTKDLHDINQLMSQETSATPLTIKRLFVAIDAPPEKKPRFVMRE; encoded by the exons GGAAACCCCATGCACTGGATCGGACTGGCTTTGTATGTAGAATGCCGACAATCACTCACACCGACCGTAGGAGAATCTTGCATCATCGAAGGCAACTGCGTCAGCTTGACTAAATTACTCAGACTGTGCAATATAAG TTTATACGACTTCTTTCACAAGATAAAAAAGTGGCTAGAGATGACTGACAAAAAAGACGACTTCCGAAAGAAGATCGACAGGCTCGAACGAAACTTTTTCGTTTCGTCGGTCTTGTTTAAAAAACTACGCATGATCTTTTATGACATATTCCGTCCGACCGATCCCAGCGACACTCCCAAGCCGTCAAAGAGCAACAAGAAGCTCAA GTCGACTTATTGCACCTCAAGCTCCCTGTTTGAGTTTGCTTGGTGTCTCTTCATCTGCGTCAAGTGCGAATTTCCAGACCTTTCCAATGATTTGGTCAACATGTACCACATGATGCTGTGCTGCATCAATCTGATCGTCGGCAATGCATGTGTCGCCCAACGTAAGGACATCATAAATCCCGACACGGCCAGTATTTGCGGCCTGCCTTCCAATTGGGCAAAGACCAATATTACGGAACCGCCTTGTATAATTTCACAATTGTGTGTGAATTATTTGGGATCGGAAATCGAAGTCAAGTCTATGAagcaatataaattcaaatcggtCTTGGATCAGttctttaaaaaaaag TATTTGAAAGGCAACGATCAAACGTTTATGGGCCTGATCGATCCAGTGAACTTCAACCCAAATCTGAAGTCACTCAACAACACGTACGGAACTTACATGTTGAGCGTTGGAGAATTCGACGAACGTGTCATTTTAGGTGATCTTGAAACTGGTTCGAAAGTAATCGACGATGAAATATCAAGAGCGATTGCCGCCTATGAGACT caaAAGAAGGCTACGTCAGTTCGCGATACTCCGTTGAGTGGACGTCAACATTTAGTCCATAAAAATGATGAATTGACTCCCGTTACTATGGCTATTCAGTCGATGAATAAGTTAAATGTTTATCTATTGGGACACACGAATTCGCCGTCTCCTGCGTTGCTCGCTCTATTCCA gaaATGTGAAGAAAATCCTTTTGAAAGTATCGTCACTCGTCAAAAAACAATGGGTGCGCAGTTCCTAATCGCATACTCATCGTTGAGCTCCGAAGACATGGCTGGAAACAGGCTGAACTTGATCGAAGTGCTTTACTATCGTCTCCTCGAAGATATCCTCAAAGAAGAACAACGCCGAAAGCCGCATATCAACGCGCAG tGGCTATTTGAGAATGATATATTCCACAAAGTACTGTTCGCCTGTTGTACCGATATTGTAATATACACTTACAATTCGTACAACGTTCGGTTTCCATGGGTGCTAGAATGCTATCAGCTGTACGCTTTTGATTTCTACAAGGTTATAGAACCGATAGTCGTCACCACAAAGGAGAGGCTAAGCCGAGACATCGTCAAACACTTAAATACT ATCGAAGAAAACGTTCTCGAGATCCTCGCTTGGAAGGGGAACAGTCCTGTGTGGACTAAGATTTCCGAGTTGAACGATCCGATTCCACGGTGGTCTCAAGTGCGCATTCCCGAGAACAACGCTGCCAATCAACCGGACAGGGAAGTTCAACGGAGGCAGCCGTCAACTTCAG TGGAATGCTTTATTCCGTCTGGTTCGGAAAGTCCCGCTCGGAAGCAACTGTTTAAGGATACGAACATTAAACCGGGACAGTCTCTGCTCAATATGAATCTAAATAACTCTGAtg GTTCAGCTAACGCCAGTGAGAGTTTCAGTGCACAACCTCCAAAAAGAGCCAACAGAGCCAGCTCGTTGGGACTATTTTTCAGAAAG TTTTATCATCTGTGTTCAATAAGGTTGCAAAATCTTTGCACCAATTTGGGACTGACCGACGAGCAGTTGATCACCAAAATTTGGACTCTCTTAGAATACAACATTGTACAGGAGTCGAATCTTTTGAAGGACAGGCATCTCGATCAAATTCTGATGTGCACCATTTACGCCATGTGCAAG GTGTGCAACTCGCCGACGAATAGGGTGGAGAGGACCTTCCGAGATATCATGAGGTGTTACAGACTGCAACCGCAGGCCAAGAATAATATATATCGAGACGTTTTACTAG GTGATGCTGATAGTGAAAATGTAGCGCCACATTCGACCCCCAACCGAGTGAACAGTCAGCAGATGCGCGGTGATCTGATCCAATTCTACAATAGCGTTTATATAGTCTCCATGCGAGACTATGTATTCCTCCTGAGTGGAAAAATGAGGAATGAA ATACCTCCGTTGAGTCCGTTGCCGGACGTTTCTCGAGGTGGTGCTGCCAGCGGTGCTCTGGCTTCGGAAGCTCACCGAGTCTCCGACCACTGCCCCTTGTACGTGTATCCTCTCAACACGCCGCTGAGCAATGAGCAGTCACCGAACACCTTCCAATTCAACCGCAACTCCACAAAG GATCTCCATGATATTAATCAGCTCATGTCTCAAGAGACGTCTGCTACCCCCTTGACAATAAAACGATTATTCGTAGCAATAGATGCTCCCCCAGAAAAGAAACCGCGCTTTGTAATGAG ggAGTGA